One segment of Palaemon carinicauda isolate YSFRI2023 chromosome 35, ASM3689809v2, whole genome shotgun sequence DNA contains the following:
- the LOC137627270 gene encoding uncharacterized protein: MTLYLRNGKRARKVRCLFDTGSQRSYISESAAKDLCQDVEALYALECDVSTYIGQDTKGFKQMSTGISINNNLIFIPLLVDKLLNINFEVPGMNQIINKFKENNIALLDETFCDHRNHESTKVDMLMGVDIIEFLPSVTWTKMLGGTCLVVNNRVAPVGNVFNFLDEAESKAVMDSLVNKKTLNVETKSVVDLVMGPLKSYFNPLEHILEDSEVDNGLEHLFSLESMGKKCEKELVSFDKEQIDRFREGISFDNGFYHVELPWYTDKIDSVPSNHFVSLKVLDRTVEYFGKKGLIDKYQEVFDKQLEDGIIEEIKVNPSDYHKYVWIPHRPVIKLEEQVTTKIRPVFNCSLKTYRELPSLNEAAYPGIDLMGSILKLLFYFRTNKYVMLSDVKQAFLMIKLKNEVDRNRFCFFWKRGNKLVSYSYKTIVFGYTSSPFILNFVMKHHAESYSDDKCKEILTNNFYVDNLLITGNNIDEMKNLYKQANDRMEQGGFILRSWNSNCL; the protein is encoded by the coding sequence ATGActttgtatttaagaaatggcaaaagggcTAGAAAAGTCAGATGTCTGTTTGACACTGGCAGTCAGCGGTCATATATTTCCGAATCTGCCGCTAAAGATCTTTGTCAGGATGTAGAGGCGTTGTATGCTTTGGAATGTGATGTAAGCACATATATAGGGCAGGACACTAAGGGCTTCAAGCAAATGTCCACTGGAATAAgtataaacaataatttaatattcatacctttattagttgacaaattgcttaatataaactttgaagtgcccggcatgaatcaaataataaataaatttaaagaaaataatattgctttattggaTGAGACTTTTTGTGACCACAGAAACCATGAAAGTACGAAGGTTGACATGTTAATGGGAGTAGATATCATTGAGTTTTTACCTTCAGTAACTTGGACTAAAATGTTGGGTGGGACTTGTTTAGTCGTAAATAATAGAGTAGCTCCTGTTGGTAATGTGTTCAACTTTTTGGATGAGGCAGAAAGTAAAGCTGTTATGGACTCCTTAGTTAATAAGAAAACACTGAATGTTGAAACAAAAAGCGTGGTAGATTTAGTAATGGGtcctctaaaatcttatttcaatccatTAGAGCATATATTAGAAGACAGTGAAGTAGACAATGGACTTGAAcacctttttagtcttgaatccatgggaaaaaagtgtgaaaaagaattggtctcctttgataaagaacaaattgacagatttagaGAGGGGATCTCTTTTGATAATGGATTCTATCATGTAGAATTGCCCTGGTATACTGATAAAATTGACAGCGTCCCATCTAATCATTTTGTTTCACTTAAGGTATTAGACCGAACAGTAGAGTATTTTGGTAAAAAGGGTCTCATTGACAAGTACcaggaagtttttgataaacaactggaggatggtataatcgaggaaattaaagtaaatccttctgactatcataagtatgtatggattCCACATAGACCAGTTATAAAGTTAGAAGAGCAAGTTACCACAAAAATCAGGCCAGTATTtaactgttctttaaaaacttACAGGGAATTGCCTTCACTTAATGAAGCTGCTTATCCTGGGATAGATTTAATGGGCTCAATATTGAAATTGCTCTTTTACTTTAGAACTAATAAATATGTAATGTTGAGCGACGTTAAACAAGCCTTTTTgatgattaaattaaaaaatgaagtggatagaaatagattttgtttcttttggaaacggggaaataaattagtatcttatagctacaaaacaatagtttttggttacacttcttcaccttttatattaaattttgttatgaaacatcaCGCAGAAAGTTATTCTGATGATAagtgtaaagaaatattaactAATAACTTCTATGTAGACAATCTTCTTATAACTggtaataacattgatgaaatgaaaaatttgtataagcAAGCTAATGATAGGATGGAACAAGGGGGCTTTATTTTAAGGTCTTGGAACTCCAATTGTCTGTAG